TTAAACCATAGGGTTTATCATGATCCAGAGTTCTATATCATCGGAAAATGACGTAAAAAAAAGGAACTGATGATTTCATCAGTTCCTTTTGAAAATTATATTTTTAGAGTTTGTTTACGTTAGCAGCTTGAGGTCCGCGATTTCCTTCAACGATTTCGAAAGAAACGTCTTGGCCTTCTTCAAGTGTTTTGAAACCTTCATCATTGAT
The sequence above is drawn from the Pseudalkalibacillus hwajinpoensis genome and encodes:
- the cspD gene encoding cold-shock protein CspD; translated protein: MQNGKVKWFNAEKGFGFIEIDGADDVFVHFSAINDEGFKTLEEGQDVSFEIVEGNRGPQAANVNKL